The Reinekea forsetii genome contains the following window.
GAGGTCCAACTGAGATTAATATCCGAGCGCACGCGAATGCTGGAATCACCCTCGCGGGCACCCTTCACGCGCCATTGGCCGACCTCCGGCGCAATAACACTGACCTGGGTGAAGCCTCTGCCGACTCGCCAGCTTTGCTCCGCGGGGCTAACGGCCGATGTAATTTGACCGCTCGGAGATGCCAGAGTCACGGCACCCTCCTGGTGATACATCAGGACCGTTACCTCACGCACGCCGGGGTCAACCGTAAAGGCCTTGCCCTGCAACGCCAGCTGAGTGCTCGGATAAACCTCTGCCGCTAATTCGGACAGGGCCTTGGAGAGATCACTGGGTTGGTCAATTCTCTGATAACGTCCGCCCGTTTGTTCGGCCATCTGTTTCAATAGGCCATGATCGGCTTGGGCAGACATGGGCACGGTATGGATGCGTGCATTCGCGCGCACATAGGCCGGGACCAATTGGTTGAGAATGCGTTCACGCTCGATCGCATTGACCTCAGCATTGGGTGCGATATCGACCATACCGTCGGTTATCAGAACAATATGGGACGGCCCGGAATAGGACGCATAGTTAAAATCGAAGGCAGTATTTTCCAACGCGCGACCTAGGTTAGTGCGCATTGCAGGGCTATTTTGAGCCGCGATCTTGGTTGCGACTTCTGTGCGCCAAGCATCTGTTACCGTGCGATAAGGCACCAGCATGTTGACGTATTGCCCGAAGGTCCACAGGCCGGCGAATTCACCGTTCGGTATGGTGTCGGTGAGCAGCTCAATGGCATCCTTACGGGAGTTGTTAGGGTCGTTATCCGCCATACTTTTAGAAACGTCGAGCAGAATGCGAATATCCGCCTGAACCACCGATGCAAAGCAACAGACCAGCCATATTAGACCCGTCAACAATGGCTTAGGACCTATTATCGTGCTCGACATATAACGCCTGACAGCCATGTTTCAAACCTATAGTAACGAATGGGGTTTCCAATACCTAGATCGGCCGAACGCAGGTAAACTAAAGCGGCTTTTGGAAGATCAAGCCAAATAACAGCAAAAAGCCCCAGAAATGGGGCTTTTATCGCACTGCTCGGATCGGCATTGGTTTAGATCGAGGCCGCCAAGTAGCGTCGGCCTTTTTCAGTGATATACCAGCGAGTACCTTTCTTACTCAGTATTTTACCGGTCAGGTCGCGTGCCACTACAATTCCCAAAGTTTTGCTCAGGGTATGTTGATCCAGTCCACTCTCAGCGCAGAGGCCCTTGAGGCTGCGAAAGATATAGCGGCCATTGCCCAGGGCGGTCAACACATTGGTCGACGTGACATCGAGCTCGTCTTCCGGCGCTAAGGCAACCAACTCGGCAACATCATCGCTCTCAGTTTCCATCTCGAGCATCGGCTCAAGTTCGCGCTGCATCAGACGCAATTCAATCATTAACTCGTCGGCCTTTTTGCGCGCCAAGTGGGATTCCTGTTGAATGCGCTTGGTGACCGTGGTCATCGCAAATCGGCTGGTCCAAGCGGCAATCAAACAAAAGCCACCAAAAATCAGCATACCACTGGGGTCACCCTGAC
Protein-coding sequences here:
- a CDS encoding YEATS-associated helix-containing protein, encoding MANHIFALVTIMLMAGVFGGLLNFYMQSQADTDSTSMPRSLIGGLAGAFVVPLVLFLVSSDLVVASQGDPSGMLIFGGFCLIAAWTSRFAMTTVTKRIQQESHLARKKADELMIELRLMQRELEPMLEMETESDDVAELVALAPEDELDVTSTNVLTALGNGRYIFRSLKGLCAESGLDQHTLSKTLGIVVARDLTGKILSKKGTRWYITEKGRRYLAASI